Genomic DNA from Hordeum vulgare subsp. vulgare chromosome 2H, MorexV3_pseudomolecules_assembly, whole genome shotgun sequence:
tattgccccaaaattgccttgacaCAAGAGCCATGTGCTAGTGGGTAAGCATATTTAGTGTCTTCGGGAcaaccctcctcttcttcttcttcttcttcttcttcccccaaAACATCCTTGGCCTTCAAAGATAGGTTGGGTGAGGCTTTTCTTGACCATTGGACACGATctagagcattgtcagcggtcttgttcaaaaTCCATGTTTAAGAATTTGTCCAATTAAGCAGTTAACTTGCTGATTAATCCCTACTCATAGGTCACCCAGTAGACGATTAAATGATAAATCGCCCGTTGAATTGATTAAATGGccgattaacttgccgattagccAATTAATCCCCTACTCGCCAACCAACCAAGCAGCTACCAGTTAACGATTTTCTTAACAGTGTTCAAAATGTTCAtctcaatgaattcatccaacacattGCTTGAGGTCAAGAAGTGTAAGTACGGTCTTTGATGGATAACCAAGGACATGCCCttcttgaatggcatgatggccttgagaaacttacgcttgatccaattgtcattcgtatccttgcttccatgatcttgaagagcgacGGCAAGAGTTGTCACTCTCCGGTAAAGCTCATGAGGGTACTCATcatcaagcatcacaaattcatcgttctcatcaagaaccacctcaaagttggaccattgaatactagagcttcccttgtacatggaaacaatgtgttcccaacaattctttgcacgagtgaaggacacaagtgagcaagatcttcaatggggATAGCAGACTGAAGaatgaacaaggcggagtgattgagtTGACTGttgacctcttctcttggagtgaggttgcttggataatgtgggtagtacccttgctcaatgattctccaaaattgtgttgagttgtgattcaaatgagacttgatatgaAAAAACCAATTAGCAAAATTATTctttacaagtttaggaggaggaccaaggttgaCGATATGCGGTGGGTGGATTGGTCCATCATAGATCACGAGAGGAGGAACCGAGGTAAAGGTATCCGTCCCACTCTTTCCTTGAGGCAACTTATTCTTATCACTGCTAGCCCTCTCCTTAGCAGAGTTGGCGTCCGAATCTGAAGTAGTGGGATTAACCACTTGCAACGGACCGATAGAGAGTTTGAGCCCATCAAGGAAATCTTTAAACAAGGATTTGACCTCGGTTGCCATAGAAGATTTACGTGAGGCAATTGCCTCATTTAAATCCTCTGGGGAGACCGTATTCACACCCACGGTCTCGAGTAACTCCACAACCCGATCCCCATCGTTAACCATACCCTTTGGCTGGTGAAACTCTTAATAAAAAGatgtagctctgataccaattgaaaggatcgatatggttgagtagggggtgaataggcaactaccaatttttagctcttctttAACAaaataggtttagcaacaaataggttgtctagatatgcaactaggtgagcaacctatatgatgctagcaacaacaataacaagcaagtaataaatacaaagtaaaggtaagaagtaaccactagtggaaccgatgaagacgaggatgtgttaccatagttccttccctttgagggggagtaagtctctgttggagcggtgtggaggcacaatgcttaccaagatgccactaaggccattgaattctcctcacgccctcacacaatgcgagatgccgtgattcgactagtggtgcacttgaaggcggggaccaaacctttacaaacaaggttgggacaatctccacaacttaattgtagGCTCCCAAAaataccacgaagcttcaccataatgaaatatggcttcgaggtgacctcaaccgtctagggtgctcaaacacccaagagtaacgagATCcataagggattagtggggggaaccgaatttctcttggtggaagtgtagatcaagcccccctcaagcaaaccctagaatatcaacaagttttgtcagttagggagagagatcgggcgaaaatggagtttggagcaacaatggagcttagggttggGAAAGGTAGTCATCTTGGGAAaaaagacctcctttatatagtgggagaACAGATCCAACCGTTGCCCACTCAATCAGCAtgcacaggagcggtactaccgcttcgaagggcggtactaccgcccataagaggtagtaccactgctgagagtggtactaccgctggggcggtAGGGCCATAGATCAAGAGGGTAGGTACGCAAGAGGTAGTTTCGCCGGAGCGGTGCTACCGCTGccacgggcggtactaccaccgatAAGGGTGGTACCGCCTCCTACTACCACTCAAGATCCGCTGAGGACTCCAGCAGAGAAAACATGGGCGGAAGTGGCGGTAGTAACaggaggtactaccgctggcgagcGATACTACCACGCTGAACTATCGGCCAGAAACCGCCCAGTATGACACGAAAAGTGTTGAGACCCCAGAGCAGCGGCACAACTAGCGGCACTAGGCGGGGGCACTACCgcccgagagcggtactaccgctgaccagggcgaTACTACCACtaataagaggtagtaccactgtTGGGAGCGGTACTATGGCTGGGATCTTTCCGGACTAGAATGAAGGCAAGGTTGGAGCTCCAGCGAAGCATGAAAGGAATACGAGTGAGAAagaatgtgtacgtgttgatttcACCCAAACCTTTTCGATGCGGACCCCTTCTTGATAGTACgattttcctatgactcaagtccaccgaAAATGATACGTAGGAAAAAACTGTCTTCACTCTAAACCACTGAGGGGCATGAATCGTCTTGTGTTATATGAAGTAATATCTGAAAGGCttagtgcacacgattagtccacgaATGCATTATCATCAATCATCAAAACCATTAGGATAAAAATATGCCCTTAGGCTCTGCATGACTAGAATGCACACAACCAACACCAACATACACACACAAAGAATCGAGATACAAAAGGTAAAGCCATACAAAATCAAATTATGATGAGAGATTTCTTTCCTGAGGGGTCATCTCTTAATATAACTTTTAAATTTATCAAACCAATCTATAGGTGCCTACTAGCTGCTCGAGTCCGCTGAGCTAAAGGCTGAAAATGAGTTTTTGCATCTCTTAATTAAGAGAAGAAAAGTTTTTTCGGAAAGTGCCCTTTTGCTCCCGAGCTCAAATTAGCTCGGTGAACagtaaaattgaaaagaattcAAAATATTCTGAATATTTTTTTTTAGCAACATTGACAAAGGTTCTAAGATCATTCAAAAATTTGGCCTAAAATTACATTCCTATAAGACgtgacaaaaaaataaaatcgatAATTTCAAAATGCGCATTTTCAAAGTATTGATTTTTTTTGTCACACCTTATAGGAATGTTATTTCGGGCAAAAAATTTGCATGATCTTAGAACTTTTGTCAATGTTGCTCACaaaaaattttcagaattttttgaatgttttgccaaaaaaaataaaatttacTGTTCACCAAGCTCAAATGATCTCGAAACAGAAACCTGCGTGCGGTTTTTTCCGGCTTCTCACTCGTTCACCTCAACATTTTTTCTACGTGGCACTTCTAAAAGGCAGCATGGTACATGACCTAATACGTCACTGCACTTTAGTCCTGTCCTTCTAATAAAGATACGTATATGTGACTACCAAAATCTAGAATTTGCGACCATAATAACGTGGCAACCTGATACACGGCCAATAAGTTGATTGAGCACGATGGTTTTACCTAACAGACTAGTAGAAGTAGTGGCTTCAACATTAGCCCGTGAACCGAATGACCGGCAAGCAGATAAAGTCTAACAATCAGACTATCAGAGACAGCATCTATTGGAATCCAATATCACCAATCGCTTCTAGTCGAATTCACAACCTGCGGAAGACAAGAAGAGGTCATGCATCCCGGGCCGGGCAATCTGTCAACAGGAACAACAGTGCTTGGTGTCGGTAGTGCCGACAAATCAGCGAACAGATTATTGCCTTTTGTCGCAGCATCGTCCTACTGTGTACTGTGCCACCAGTGGAGGTCTTTTTCAACAGCACAAATGACGGGGGGAAAGTGGTTTGCTCAGCCACTCGCATTTTCGCTTGATTCCAGCAGATGGCACCAGCAGTTTCAATTTTCTGTTGGAGGTACGTGTCTTATGttgtgggacggagggagtacaagattTACAAGTAGGAGGACGAGAATACAATGAATCAATGTTCGTCTGTATTTCCAGTTTCCACGGCATAGGAGGATCATCTTCCCAAAAAACAAAGAGGATCAACTGCGACCTGACGAAAAAAAGAAGTAAACAAAGCAGAAGACCAGTGGACGCGTCTGGAGAGGTTGTCCAGCCAGGATCCAGCTATTGTGATTCACCTGGGTGCAACCCACATTCTAATCTAATGGCTTCAAGGAGCTGCGGTGATATCACCTCCTTTTCTCCCACATATGTGCTATCTTCCCTGGAACTAGTCTGGGTGGCGTCCGCTCCCCAACCTCTGTACAAAATCACTTTGTTTGGTTCTCGCGACACAAGAACCGATCCTGTTGCCTCCTGTTTCCATTCAACAACGAAGAAGTTACAGTTTAATTTAGAGTACCTAGGATCTAGCAATACACCGTTGTAGATTACAAACCTCTAGTTCTGATATCAGCTGTTGAACTGGAGTTCCATCTGCTCTGTTCTTAATATTCACAACAGCAAGAGGATGCTTTTTGAAGTGTGTCCGTATTGTTTTCGCAACTCCGGTGATGACATTATTCCTCCCTACAACAGGAATCGGATGCTCAGCATATAGTAATTTGAAGTTCGGTAGATGATACAGGAAATAAGACTAAGAAGATACCAATGGCAAGTACTGGCCGTTTCTTCATTTGCAGAGCTTGCTTCCTTAGCACAAGTCTCTCCCGATTCGACAGAGGTGCAGCTTTGGAAGGCAAGCGAGGAGTATGTTTCTGGTCCAATATTGGCTCCTCCAGTGCCTGGGAAGGGCCAAGGGTTTTCAAGATTTTGGAATCCTCTTCACTACCATTGTCGGAATGGCATGCTACAGGAAAGCTCAGCCGATTTTGCTGCAAAAGCAATCCATCAGAATTAGTGGGGAACAAAAGAAAGACATCCAATGGGTAGACAACACTAACAAACTCACATATTCGATCTGATTATCAGATGAAGCTGTATTTGAGCCCTCATTCAGGCATGACCTCGAAACCTCAGAGGAATGATCTTTAAGCCCGTTCAAACATAACTTGTTCTGCAAATACGTTGTGCAGTGTGCTCATTAGTTCACCATAAATTCATTGAAAAAACATCAAACTACAAAGTAGAGTTTTTTATAAGGGTGACTGCAGACCTGTGTATCATCTAACCAAACTCCAGAACTGCTTGTATTCAAGATTCCATTTGTTCCACCTGAACTGCACTCTTCGCCCTCTGGCTCAAAACACTCAGGAGCAACTTCAGGCACTTCCTTGACCATGCATATTTACATAAATACATATTCAGGCACATGATGGAATATACCACTAGGTTGCAATAGAACTACATGCGAGTTAAAAATGTTTACTTTGCTTGTCTCCCCTGATGTTCCAGAGTTGTCACAGAGATCATGCATGCCTTTGTTTTCATGGCCCGAGTTCATCTGGTTAGACAAAGCCACTGGATGACCATCCGTGTGCTAAAAATATTGTGTTCTACTGTAGTTAGCAAAGAAGCTAACATCATTCATAAAAGTTGACCGTTGAACTAAAACTCACCAACTGACCCCTCAAGTAGTCGATGTTCTTTGATAGATTAAGCACATGAAGCTTCAAGGACTAAATGAACAAGGGATATTATATCAGGATCTAAGAAATAACCTCACAAAAAGCCCATCAGAAACAAATGCATTTGATTTTCACCTTGCGGCGCTGAAGCTCTACAGAACGCTTCAGAGCATCTTTTTTATTCAACAAAGATTTTGGCCTGAGACTTGAAGGCCTCTGGTAGTTCTTCCCTCGATACATTATAATTGCATGTCCTTTGCTAACTCTCTCCACTGCCACCAAAATACCACCACTCTCAGCTTCTAGTGTTCGAGCAGCATATGTAACATCTTCCATGCTGTGTTCTTTACATATAATCTTGACAAGTTCTCGATACTTCCAATGAAGGTGCATATTTTCAATTGTTCCATCAAAAACTCCTCTCCTTCCTGCAAGTCAATAGAAACAATGGTATTACAAGAGATAATAAAAATGTAAGATAGAAATGGATGAGGAGTTTTTATAGGAACCACGCCTTAGCAACCTAGTGCGCACCTTCTTAAAATGATCCCAGCAAACTGCATGCTGTCTAGTCATTCACAATCTACTAGGAACTAGGAATACAGATGTCTTGACAGACAAGTATTGCACACTATTATTATCATTACCGCAGGTTGTGCAAATTGAGCAAGGAATGTTGTTAATTTCTTTTAATATGGGTGCGATGCGATGGTATACAGTACTTACAACAACAAAAGTCATTTCATAGATATTATAAGACGGTAGAGAATGAGAAGCATTTCCAGATGGATTGCATGAGATGACAGAACAACTTCAAATTTGGGCACTTCAAGAAACGTAAAATCACATAGGATTCACCATGTTAACATGAGAACTGCAACCCTATGACACTTGTAGGAAAATATTACACATATCTTTTCAACCTAATTTCATACACAATAATTCAATAACCTAGTTAGGTAGTGCTCAGAACAGATGTGTGCAGTGTAATGGGAAGGTTAAGAAGAAGAATCACCTAGCAGCAGAAATGGCTTCATCTGCAAACCAACTTTCCTCAACATGTATCTCTCCTCTTCTGAGATGACCTCTCTTGTTTCAGCTTTTGAAGACCGAGATGCCTTTTCTAGCTCTTCAAGAAGTTTTTCAGCCTTCTCTTTCTCTGTTAAAGCCTGGAAACATGTTTACATGTACTATGTGATGGGATcttaaaataataaaaatacaTCAAAATTACAAAGAGACAGCAACAGGTAAATTTAAATAAAAGTACCTGAGATAATCTGGTTTCCATGTTCTGGGCAACTGTATTTAGAGATTCAGTTCTATATTCTGAAACAGAAGTTTCGCCTTCATGGCATTCATGCCCATGTACTGAGGCATCATTTGCTATCTTCAGTTCAGAAGCATCTTGAGTAGGTATGCTTTCTTCAATTTCAGGCTTAGGCTTGTTGATCATGGAATTGTCGTGCTTTCTGCGCTTTTCTATTGCAAGAGAGACAGCTTGGGGGAGGAAATCTTTCCCTCTGTATAGTACAATTGACTCGTTGTCCCTTGATAAAAGGGTCCCACCAGTCAAGCCCTGCAAGATTAAGAATGTAACAGGTGGAAATTACCTTCTGATCTGAGATGAAGATTGTAGTGAATGGTGTCTTGTAATGTTAATTCTTAATTCAAGAGTATTGGAGAGAAAATTAAAGCTAGAAGGTCTTCACAGGTTTACTTGTACTTTCTGGCTCCGATAACTTAGTGTTGGAGTTAGATGATGGTTTAATTTAATTTTTGCTTTTTAAGTATATACAACGTCATGCGCCCTGTAGTTCATGAGTAATACCTGAGTTGTAATTACGAGAGCCTCTACTTTGGGAATAGACACTCATGTACAGATGTACTCTCTGCCTATCAATAGAGCATGCTGCTCGGTCAAACCGTCAAACTCTTAGACCATGGACTACATCGTCTTTTCAGATCTTTGGATTAACTCTTTCTGCCTTTTTTATGTTCCAAGGTCCAAACCACGAAAGCATGCTCAATATTGTTTGTTTTGAACTGCATGCATGCAACATTTAGTTCTAACAGCCAGTTTCAACGGGTTGGAAAAAACAGCAACGAGCACCCCCACTCTTCAACAGTTGTGATGTCCACTTTGTAGCAGCAAAGTGTGGATTGTTCCTCCACAGTCCACAACATAATTCTTCTTCAGATTTGGATCACACCAAAAACTCAGAGATAAAGTATGTTTGCTATGTCTGATCTCACATATATCAAAGTGACGAGCAGACAACTTGTGGCTAATGTTTGCCATTCAAGCACAACTAATAACTAATTAGGTGGGTTTATTTGGATTTTCTGGGGCTTGATCCCACAACCTCTTGGTAACTTGTCTGCTAACCTCTTCAGTTGATTACGATGAAAATCAACTGCACCCCCTGGAAGAAAAAATGACGTGCCATAAACATTAACTAGTTAAGTTTCCACAGAGTGGAGAAACAGTTATGTTTCAGCACATAAGTCCTAGGCTGCAGTAGTTTAACTTCCAAAAATCAAAGATTGCAGGGGAGGCCCTGACAGCAAGTTTATTAGGAGATTTACAACTTGTGTACAGTATGTACACAGGACCACTAGGGTTAGGTTATACGGAAACATGCGTGTACAGGGGACTAAAATGGCGAGTCGAGCCTCCTCTTTGAGCATATACTTGCAACTGGATGTCCTTCATGAAGTTATTCTTCCAAACAGCGAATATAAGATCAGGACCACTAGGGTTAGGTTATACAGAAACATGCGCGTACAAGGGACTAAAACAGCGAGTCCAGCCTCCTCTTTGAGCCTATACTTGCAACTGGATGTCCTTCATGAAGTTATTCTTCCAAACAGTGAATCTAAGATGGATCTGGTCAAAACAATTGCCTTTTGCTTCCAGATGTACCAGGCCACCATAATTGTGACTTTGAAGAAAGAAGTCCGGTGGAAAGTGATATGGACACCGAGGATCATCTGCTCTGTATCGTCAGAGGGAGACCAATGGATGTTCAGAAAATGCCAGCAGGCCTTGCTGAAAGGACAATTGAAGAACATGTGATTGCAAGTTTCCAGAGCGCCAAGCCAGCGAAGCACGCATGAGGAGCTCCTAATGCCGGTGTAGTTTCTCCAGACTAGCATATCTCAGGTCTGAACCGGTCACGAAGGAGCCAGACAAAATCATTTAAAGATACTGGGACTTGTAAATCTCTGAAGCACCAGGAATATAATCTGGAAGATTAAATACAGAGAGCCAATAGAGAGAGTAATGAGACTACCAAAAGTAAAAGTCACATTGTGCCTAAGGAAGCTTGCATCACATAGAAAGAAATATCCTAGTTCTAAGGAATGTAAAATTAGGCTGAAATGTTCGGTTTTGCTTGCTAAAAAATCCAATAGTACTGAGTTGGAGGCAAATAATTCTGTTTGCTATGCTAGTATATGCAAAAAAGCTCTGTTTCCATTTGAACATGCACATATTTTCTTTGCCTCCTGCTGTTGCTAGCATTTTGCAGGAGTGTGATGATGTGTACCGCCGGGGCTTCGGCCAATCAGGGGAAATGAACATCAGATTGACCTAATTCCAGCTGCCTTCTAGCTCAACCGTGCACCATGTAGGACCAATCCCGAGGAGATTGGTCAGGTCAGCTTGgctttttttcgagaaaacgcaaaagacttttgcgtttcattgtattgaaaagaTAGGTGTTTAGgttacaatcctcctaggaggtGGTTACAGGGCCAGGAAAGAAAATCAGTGGACATCCCAAGTCTGCGGGATCGCGGCTTTGAGGCCTTGCGCGCCGGCTCTGGCCCAAAGCGCCGCTTCCTCCTTGATCTTCGCAATCAGGCTAGTGGTCGAGGGTCGTTCGCTGTCAAACACGCAGCCAATTTGGCAAGGCTGGTTCAGCGGTTGCTTGGCTCATCGGTCCTCTCAGTTGGAAGCCTTGATCGTGAGGCTCACCTCCACAAATTGAAGGTATCTATCTCATCGAAAGGTCGCACCACTCTACTGCTATAtcaaggggaggagggggctca
This window encodes:
- the LOC123426943 gene encoding CRM-domain containing factor CFM2, chloroplastic isoform X1; the encoded protein is MLLQFSPHPSPLILSLPVATSRPRHPHPRLPPVRASPSSEPELLAKSALRRISDKLRSLGYLETSPEVPIPALAQDPRADAPSPGEIFVPTPAQLPRHRVGSTLDPSWATGDGEADAARRRQRRGRDAAAAPTPPSAAELTLPRDELRRLQGVGIRLRKRLKVGKPGVTEGIVNGIHERWRNAELVKIRCDDISAMNMRRTHEVLERKTGGLVIWRSGSTIILYRGTNYKYPYFHDQQKMDDCLKDESSEESSSDDDEDLGFLSVEQCGSEEDVKNHTEDSIHDEDEDGDNFGTVYGEHRSIGEEHENHDILSVEQSVSRKKDANHPMTSSKAPVVHTQEGRSAVKNNNGVANKQHARFHISTNVNPPSEVRPLARSTLVTGVGSPNKFRLQLPGEVKLAKEDDKLLDGLGPRFSEWWGYDPLPVDADLLPAIVPGFRRPFRLLPSGVPPKLTDREMTILRRLARPLPYHYALGRSSNLQGLAASIIKLWERCEVAKIAMKRGPYCIDSELVSEELKGLTGGTLLSRDNESIVLYRGKDFLPQAVSLAIEKRRKHDNSMINKPKPEIEESIPTQDASELKIANDASVHGHECHEGETSVSEYRTESLNTVAQNMETRLSQALTEKEKAEKLLEELEKASRSSKAETREVISEEERYMLRKVGLQMKPFLLLGRRGVFDGTIENMHLHWKYRELVKIICKEHSMEDVTYAARTLEAESGGILVAVERVSKGHAIIMYRGKNYQRPSSLRPKSLLNKKDALKRSVELQRRKSLKLHVLNLSKNIDYLRGQLHTDGHPVALSNQMNSGHENKGMHDLCDNSGTSGETSKEVPEVAPECFEPEGEECSSGGTNGILNTSSSGVWLDDTQNKLCLNGLKDHSSEVSRSCLNEGSNTASSDNQIEYQNRLSFPVACHSDNGSEEDSKILKTLGPSQALEEPILDQKHTPRLPSKAAPLSNRERLVLRKQALQMKKRPVLAIGRNNVITGVAKTIRTHFKKHPLAVVNIKNRADGTPVQQLISELEEATGSVLVSREPNKVILYRGWGADATQTSSREDSTYVGEKEVISPQLLEAIRLECGLHPGESQ
- the LOC123426943 gene encoding CRM-domain containing factor CFM2, chloroplastic isoform X2, encoding MLLQFSPHPSPLILSLPVATSRPRHPHPRLPPVRASPSSEPELLAKSALRRISDKLRSLGYLETSPEVPIPALAQDPRADAPSPGEIFVPTPAQLPRHRVGSTLDPSWATGDGEADAARRRQRRGRDAAAAPTPPSAAELTLPRDELRRLQGVGIRLRKRLKVGKPGVTEGIVNGIHERWRNAELVKIRCDDISAMNMRRTHEVLERKTGGLVIWRSGSTIILYRGTNYKYPYFHDQQKMDDCLKDESSEESSSDDDEDLGFLSVEQCGSEEDVKNHTEDSIHDEDEDGDNFGTVYGEHRSIGEEHENHDILSVEQSVSRKKDANHPMTSSKAPVVHTQEGRSAVKNNNGVANKQHARFHISTNVNPPSEVRPLARSTLVTGVGSPNKFRLQLPGEVKLAKEDDKLLDGLGPRFSEWWGYDPLPVDADLLPAIVPGFRRPFRLLPSGVPPKLTDREMTILRRLARPLPYHYALGRSSNLQGLAASIIKLWERCEVAKIAMKRGPYCIDSELVSEELKGLTGGTLLSRDNESIVLYRGKDFLPQAVSLAIEKRRKHDNSMINKPKPEIEESIPTQDASELKIANDASVHGHECHEGETSVSEYRTESLNTVAQNMETRLSQALTEKEKAEKLLEELEKASRSSKAETREVISEEERYMLRKVGLQMKPFLLLGRRGVFDGTIENMHLHWKYRELVKIICKEHSMEDVTYAARTLEAESGGILVAVERVSKGHAIIMYRGKNYQRPSSLRPKSLLNKKDALKRSVELQRRKSLKLHVLNLSKNIDYLRGQLMNSGHENKGMHDLCDNSGTSGETSKEVPEVAPECFEPEGEECSSGGTNGILNTSSSGVWLDDTQNKLCLNGLKDHSSEVSRSCLNEGSNTASSDNQIEYQNRLSFPVACHSDNGSEEDSKILKTLGPSQALEEPILDQKHTPRLPSKAAPLSNRERLVLRKQALQMKKRPVLAIGRNNVITGVAKTIRTHFKKHPLAVVNIKNRADGTPVQQLISELEEATGSVLVSREPNKVILYRGWGADATQTSSREDSTYVGEKEVISPQLLEAIRLECGLHPGESQ